A single genomic interval of Chitinophaga sp. 180180018-3 harbors:
- a CDS encoding DUF6691 family protein produces the protein MKNIRYLIAGIFFGIILVKAQVISWFRIQEMFQLTSFHMYGVIGTAVVTGIISLQLIKRFNIKSMDGMPISVPPKTFNKGQIFGGLIFGIGWAITGACPGPLFAQIGSGFTVVFITLLSAIAGTWVYGAMKEITN, from the coding sequence ATGAAAAATATCAGGTATCTCATAGCAGGCATCTTCTTCGGTATCATCCTGGTAAAGGCCCAGGTAATCAGCTGGTTCAGGATACAGGAAATGTTTCAGCTCACCTCCTTCCATATGTACGGGGTAATTGGTACAGCTGTAGTGACGGGTATCATCTCCCTACAACTAATCAAACGCTTTAATATTAAATCAATGGATGGTATGCCTATCAGCGTACCCCCTAAAACATTCAATAAAGGACAGATATTCGGCGGATTGATCTTCGGCATAGGCTGGGCCATTACCGGCGCTTGTCCGGGCCCATTGTTTGCCCAGATTGGAAGCGGATTTACAGTTGTTTTCATCACTTTATTAAGTGCCATCGCCGGTACCTGGGTATATGGCGCGATGAAAGAAATTACGAATTAA
- a CDS encoding YeeE/YedE thiosulfate transporter family protein, with translation MHIINAPWHWSISGILIGLIVPVLLLLGNKAFGISSSLRHICAACFPAGISFFKYDWKKESWNLFFVAGIALGGFLAAHFLQDGSEIQVAAATQQRLTGYGVHDYRALLPPEIFSWSNLFTWKGLIFFICGGFLVGFGTRYAGGCTSGHSIMGLSNLQWPSLVATCCFMAGGFFSANVIIPLIFKWLN, from the coding sequence ATGCACATCATCAACGCCCCCTGGCATTGGTCCATTTCCGGGATACTGATTGGCCTGATAGTGCCTGTGCTTTTACTGCTGGGGAATAAGGCATTTGGCATCTCCTCGTCGCTGCGGCATATCTGCGCAGCATGTTTCCCGGCGGGGATTTCTTTCTTTAAATACGACTGGAAAAAAGAGTCATGGAACCTGTTCTTTGTAGCGGGTATTGCTCTGGGAGGCTTCCTGGCAGCGCATTTCCTTCAGGATGGCAGCGAGATACAGGTGGCTGCTGCTACACAGCAACGACTGACCGGTTACGGCGTACATGACTACCGGGCATTGTTGCCGCCGGAAATATTCAGCTGGTCCAATTTGTTTACCTGGAAGGGGCTTATCTTCTTTATATGCGGAGGTTTCCTCGTGGGATTTGGTACCCGCTATGCCGGTGGATGTACTTCCGGGCATTCCATCATGGGATTATCCAATCTGCAGTGGCCTTCGCTGGTAGCTACCTGCTGCTTTATGGCTGGAGGCTTCTTCAGCGCCAATGTGATCATCCCGTTGATTTTTAAATGGCTCAATTAA